The stretch of DNA CGATGGTCAATGCATCCGGCTCCGTGCCCTTCGGCAGGGTCGCATTGATCTTGCCATATTTGATGTAGGGCCCATAGCGGCCGCTCAACACCTGCACCGGCCCGCCACCGGTCGGATGCTCGCCGAGATCTTTCAGCACCTCGCCACCTGGCCGGCGACCACCCCGTGCTTCCTTTTCTGCAAGCAGGCTGACCGCGCGATTGAGCCCGATCGTGAACACATCCTCCGGGCTTTCCAGATTGGCATAGGTAGTCCCATGCTTCACGAATGGACCGAAACGGCCGAAATTCGCGGTAATCGGTTGCTTTGTCTCCGGATGCAGCCCCACCTCGCGCGGCAGGCTGAGGAGCTTCAGCGCGAGCTCGATATCGATATCCTCGATGGGCGTTCCCTTGGGGATGCTGGCGCGTTTGGGCTTTTCCTTGCCCTCCGCTGTGCCGAGCTGGACATAGAGGCCGAAACGCCCGTCGAACAGTGTGACATTGAGCCCCGTGTCTGGGTCGACACCCAGGAGCTGGCCTTCTGGCGAGGCCGCCGGCGACTTCTCCTGTTCGCCATCGCCCAGCTGACGGGTATAGCGGCATTCCGGATAGTTTGAGCAGCCGATGAAGGCGCCGAACTTGCCGGTTTTGAGGCTGAGCCGGCCATTGCCGCAATTGGGGCATTGCCGCGGATCACCGCCATCCGCCGGCTGTGGAAAGATATGCGGGCCCAGGATTTCGTTGAGCTCTTCGAGGACGTCCGAGACCCGGAGGTCCTGGATGCTCTCGACCGCGCTGATGAAATCCGTCCAGAAGTCGCGCAACACCGCCTTCCAGTCGATATCGCCATTGGAGATACGGTCGAGCTGCTCCTCGAGATTGGCCGTGAAGTCATATTCCACATAGCGCCGGAAGAAGCCTTCGAGGAACGCCGTCACCAGCCGGCCCTTGTCCTCCGGGATGAGGCGCTTCTTCTCGAGCTTCACATAGCCGCGATCGCGCAGAGTGCTGAGGATCGCCGTATAGGTCGAAGGCCGCCCGATCCCGAGCTCTTCCATCTTGCGGATCAGTGAGGCTTCCGTATAGCGCGGCGGCGGCTCGGTGAAATGCTGGACGGGCGCGAGCTTGACGAGCTCGGCAGGCTCACCAGCATTCATCGGCGGGAGCCGCCGTCCATCCTCGCTGTCATCCTCGTCGTCGCGGCCTTCTTGATAGAGCGTCAGGAACCCGTCGAAGCGGATCACGGATCCGGTTGCGCGCAAGCTATAGTCCCGTCCATCGCTGCCCTTGGCGCTGATATCGACGGTGGTGCGCTCGATTTCCGCGCTCTCCATCTGGCTCGCGATGGTCCGCTTCCAGATCAGCTCGTACAGCCGCGCCATGTCCGGATCGAGCGCATGAGCCACCGATTCGGGCCTGCGCGCGAGATCCGTTGGCCGGATCGCTTCGTGTGCCTCCTGGGCATTGCGCGCCTTCGTGGTGTAGCGGCGCGGGGAGGCCGGCACATAGGCCTTGCCGAATCCCTTCTCGATCACCGCGCGGGCGGCCGTGATGGCCTCTTCCGCCATCTGCACGCCATCCGTTCGCATATAGGTGATGAGGCCCACGCTCTCGCCGCCGAGATCGACGCCCTCATAGAGCCGCTGTGCGAGCTGCATCGTGTGCTTCGATGAGAAGCCGAGCTTGCGCGAGGCCTCCTGCTGCAGGGTGGAGGTGATGAACGGCGGCTGCGGGTGGCGCCGCGCGGGCTTGCTCTCCACCGACCTGACCGTGAACGCGCGATCGCGCAGCGCATCCACGATCTTCTGCGCCGTACCCCCATCGCCGATCTCGAGCCGGTCGAGCCTTCGGCCGTCGATCTCCACCAGGCGGGCATCGAAGGGTGCACCGGCCTTGGTGCGCATTGCCGCCTCGATGCTCCAATATTCCTGCTGCTTGAACCGCTCGATTTCGATCTCGCGGTCGCAGATGAGGCGAAGCGAGACGGACTGCACCCGTCCTGCCGAGCGTGCCCCCGGCAACTTGCGCCAGAGCACCGGCGAGAGCGTAAAGCCCACGAGATAGTCGAGAGCGCGCCGGGCAAGATAAGCCTCGACCAGATCGTCATCGATCTTGCGCGGGTTCCTGATCGCTTCCGAAATCGCCGACTGCGTGATCGCGTTGAAGGCGACCCGCTCCACATGCTTGTCCTTCAGCAGTCCCTTGTTCCGCAAAACTTCGAGCACGTGCCACGAAATGGCCTCGCCCTCACGATCGGGGTCGGTGGCGAGGATCAGTTTGGAACTCACCTTCAATGCCCGGGCAATGTCGTCGAGCCGCTTCTTGGCTTTGGCATCGACCTCCCAGGACATGGCGAAATCTTCGTCGGGCCTGACAGAACCATCCTTGGCGGGCAGGTCACGGACATGGCCGAAGGAGGCGAGGACGGTATAATCGCTCCCCAGATATTTGTTGATGGTCTTGGCCTTGGCCGGTGATTCGACGACGACGACGGTCATGAAGATCCCAGATCAGAGGTCGGCCGCTCGTTCGAGCAAGCCTGGTTCAGCGGATCGAAATGGCAACGCGCCCCTTAAAGCGCAAGCCCCGTGGATAAAGCCCCCATACTGCCGCTCATACCGGTTGCCTCGCCCTCGGGCAAGCCGGGCGCAAGTTTCTGCACGCTTTTAGACAAGTGTCCGCCATCTTCTGCCGTCACTCTTAAGACAAGCAAAGAGCCTGCCGACCGGTTACGGGGATCGCGTTCTAGGACCATCCCCGGGTGCTTCCTATACGCTCGTGGCAACCTATGGTTGGTGCTAGGCTTCGTTTGCGGCATGCAGGCCGACTCCGATCGGCCATTGGGAACCGGATGCTTGCCCCTCATCGAGGGCACATCGAAATCAGGAGCGAGGCGCGCATATGACAACAAGAGAATATGCGTTGGTGATGGCGGGGCAGACGGGGAGAGCCGCGTTTGCGACGGAGGCCGGATCCAACAGAGGAGCAGGCAGCAGACGCGCGGCGATTCGGCCGACGCCGCCGGTTGGTCAATCCGACGCTGCCGTGGTCGAATATATCGCTGATATGGCTCTGTCTCTGCGGGACATGTCCGCCGAGGTGAACCAGCCCTTCCTCGGCTATCTGCTGGAGATGGTCTTCCAGGAGGCCCATAGCGAGGCCCTCAAGCTGCGTTTTGCCCAGGCCAAGCAATGCACCGTGCATCAGGCATGACGGGCTGATCGCTCAGGACATGGCAGGCTCATCCAGCAAGGCGACACTGTGGCGATCCGCGCGGATGAGTTTGCCAGCGAGTTCGAGCTCCAGCAGCACCACATGCAGGATGCCCATATCCAGGTCAGCCTCGCGGATCAGAGTGTCGATCGGGACCGGCGCGGTTCCGAGCAGTTCGATGACGCGACGGCGATCTGCCGCCGTGATGTCGGGGTCCGGTGCATCGGGCATGCCCGTCATGTCAAGCTCGCCATGCTCGTCTTGGCCGGCAAAGCCGCCATCCCGCGGCGGCTTGGCCATGGGATCCAACGCCTCGGCGATATCGCGGGCAGCTGTCACCAATGTGGCTCCCCGGCGGATGAGCGCATTGGTGCCGGCCGCTCGCGGATCAAGCGGCGAGCCGGGCACGGCGAACACCTCTCGGCCTTGCTCGAGCGCAAGGCGGGCGGTGATGAGCGAGCCCGATCGTTCCGCAGCCTCCACGATGACCACCCCGAGGCTGAGGCCGGCAATGAGGCGGTTGCGCCGGGGGAAATGCTTGGCCTGGGGCTGTGTGCCCGGCATCATTTCCGTGATCAGCAGGCCCTTCTCACCAATCTCCTGGGCAAGTCCGGTATTTTCCGGCGGATAGACAATATCGATCCCGCCGGCCAGAACCGCGATCGTGCCCGTGGCAAGGCTGGCCTCATGGGCGGCCGTGTCGATCCCCCGCGCCAGCCCCGAGACGATGGCGAAACCCATATGCCCGAGTTCTGCAGCAAAGCGGCGGGCGAGCGTACGTCCGCCGGCCGAGGCATTGCGCGAGCCCACGATCCCGACGGCCGCCTGCTGCAACAATTCGTATTGACCCTTCACGCAGATCAGCGGCGGTGGCCCATCCAGGCTGCGCAGCAATGTCGGATAAGAGGGCTCGGGATAAGCGATGAATGAGGCGCCGATCCGCTCGGC from Rhodoligotrophos sp. CJ14 encodes:
- the topA gene encoding type I DNA topoisomerase; protein product: MTVVVVESPAKAKTINKYLGSDYTVLASFGHVRDLPAKDGSVRPDEDFAMSWEVDAKAKKRLDDIARALKVSSKLILATDPDREGEAISWHVLEVLRNKGLLKDKHVERVAFNAITQSAISEAIRNPRKIDDDLVEAYLARRALDYLVGFTLSPVLWRKLPGARSAGRVQSVSLRLICDREIEIERFKQQEYWSIEAAMRTKAGAPFDARLVEIDGRRLDRLEIGDGGTAQKIVDALRDRAFTVRSVESKPARRHPQPPFITSTLQQEASRKLGFSSKHTMQLAQRLYEGVDLGGESVGLITYMRTDGVQMAEEAITAARAVIEKGFGKAYVPASPRRYTTKARNAQEAHEAIRPTDLARRPESVAHALDPDMARLYELIWKRTIASQMESAEIERTTVDISAKGSDGRDYSLRATGSVIRFDGFLTLYQEGRDDEDDSEDGRRLPPMNAGEPAELVKLAPVQHFTEPPPRYTEASLIRKMEELGIGRPSTYTAILSTLRDRGYVKLEKKRLIPEDKGRLVTAFLEGFFRRYVEYDFTANLEEQLDRISNGDIDWKAVLRDFWTDFISAVESIQDLRVSDVLEELNEILGPHIFPQPADGGDPRQCPNCGNGRLSLKTGKFGAFIGCSNYPECRYTRQLGDGEQEKSPAASPEGQLLGVDPDTGLNVTLFDGRFGLYVQLGTAEGKEKPKRASIPKGTPIEDIDIELALKLLSLPREVGLHPETKQPITANFGRFGPFVKHGTTYANLESPEDVFTIGLNRAVSLLAEKEARGGRRPGGEVLKDLGEHPTGGGPVQVLSGRYGPYIKYGKINATLPKGTEPDALTIEEAVELIAKKAGDGAGKTPNGKAKPKSAKSKAAASSDDKAAGKAKSTRTSAAKAKPAKQAGQAAAATASTAKSRSSKKVDAP
- the dprA gene encoding DNA-processing protein DprA, which produces MVRGSVPSVAEVGVPGRSLPRGELLDWLRLSNSENVGPATFYTLLQRYRTARRAIERLPELSARGGHNGRLRLCSLETAERCLTAAERIGASFIAYPEPSYPTLLRSLDGPPPLICVKGQYELLQQAAVGIVGSRNASAGGRTLARRFAAELGHMGFAIVSGLARGIDTAAHEASLATGTIAVLAGGIDIVYPPENTGLAQEIGEKGLLITEMMPGTQPQAKHFPRRNRLIAGLSLGVVIVEAAERSGSLITARLALEQGREVFAVPGSPLDPRAAGTNALIRRGATLVTAARDIAEALDPMAKPPRDGGFAGQDEHGELDMTGMPDAPDPDITAADRRRVIELLGTAPVPIDTLIREADLDMGILHVVLLELELAGKLIRADRHSVALLDEPAMS